Genomic DNA from Turicibacter faecis:
CTGCTCGTTATTTCTTCTTGCTTTTGCTAACGCAGACGTTCCCGCTGCTACGGCCCCAATTACAATAATTTTCATTTGTTAACTTTCCTTTCCTTCTTCTGTTATTGAAAGCAGTTGACTTAATTGTCTTAAAAGTTCCTTTTTACCTGCCTCGTTCATTCGATAATAATTCCAAGTCCCCACTTTTCTTGATTGAACAAGACCACAACTAACCAGGATCTTCATGTGATGAGATAACGTCGGCTGTGAAATTTGAAAAAATTCTAATAACTCACACGCACACCGTTCCCGTTGTACTAATAGGCCTATAATCTTTAGCCGATTCGTATCCGATAATGCCTTAAAACACTGGGCTGCCTCTTCCTCCTTCACTCTATCCCTCCTTCTTGAATCCTTAACTCAAGAGCAAATGCTCATTGCTATTTTTATTCAT
This window encodes:
- a CDS encoding ArsR/SmtB family transcription factor, with product MKEEEAAQCFKALSDTNRLKIIGLLVQRERCACELLEFFQISQPTLSHHMKILVSCGLVQSRKVGTWNYYRMNEAGKKELLRQLSQLLSITEEGKES